From the Cyanobium sp. M30B3 genome, the window CCAGCTGGACGCCCCGACCCTGGGCCGGGTGCTGGAGCAGGCGCGGCGCAGCCGGGGGGATCTGCAGGGCGACATGGCCTGCGGTCTGCTGGGCACCGGTCTGCTGGGCACCGGTCTGGTGGCCCGCTACCGCGGCCCCTCCAGCCAGGCCGCCCGCCACTGGTTCACCCGCATCTGGGCGGCCGTGCGCCAGGCCTGCGGCCAACCGATTCCCGAGCTGCCGCGGGTGTGGCCCTTCCAGGAACAGCCCCTGGCCGGCTTCTCCCCGGCCGAGCCGGCCTGATGGGAGCGATGGGTGACGGGCATGGGCTGGCAGACGTTTGATCTGAACAGGCCAGAACCGCCCACGCCTGCCACAGTTGCGGTGTGTATCCCGATCCATGCATCTCACCCCCCAGGAAAAGGACAAGCTGCTGATCGTCACCGCCGCCCTGCTGGCGGAGCGGCGGCTCAACCGCGGCCTCAGGCTCAACCACCCCGAAGCCGTGGCCTGGCTGAGCTTCCAGGTGCTCGAGGGCGCCCGCGACGGCAAGAGCGTGGCGTCGCTGATGGCCGAGGGCAGCACCTGGCTCAGCCGCGACCAGGTGATGGAGGGGGTGCCGGAGCTGATCCACGACGTGCAGATCGAAGCGGTGTTTCCCGACGGCACCAAGCTCGTGACCCTGCACGACCCCATTCGCTGAGCCTGCGCTCCCCTCCCCCCGCCATGTCCCCCCCCATTCCCGGCGAACTCCTGCCCGAACCCGGCGAGATCGAGCTCAACGCCGGCCGGCCCATCACCACGATCACGGTGGCCAACACGGGCGACCGGCCCGTGCAGGTGGGCTCCCACTTCCACTTCCACGAGGCCAACAGCGCCCTCAGGTTCGACCGCGACGCCGCCCGCGGCCAGCGGCTCGACATCCCCGCCGGCACGGCGATCCGTTTCGAACCGGGAGACAGCCGCGATGTGAACCTGGTGCCCTTCGCCGGCGAGCGCCGCGTGTTCGGCTTCAACGGCCTGATCAACGGCCCCCTGGACTAGCGCGGGGCGCCAAGCCAACCGCGCACCCACCTGCCCCCGCTCCGCCGCCAGCCGGCCTCACCCCATGCCCTACCGGATCTCACGCCGCGCCTACGCCGAGACCTACGGCCCCACCACGGGCGACCGGCTGCGGCTGGCCGACACCGAGCTGATCCTGGAGGTGGAGAAGGATTTCACCGTCTATGGCGACGAGGTGAAGTTCGGCGGCGGCAAGGTGATCCGCGACGGCATGGGTCAGGCCCAGACCACGCGCGCCGCCGGGGCGGTGGACACGGTGATCACCAACGCCCTGATCCTGGATTGGTGGGGGATCGTGAAGGCCGACATCGGCCTCCGCGACGGCCGCATCTGTGCCATCGGCAAGGCGGGCAACCCCGACACCCAGGCCGGCGTGACGATCGTGGTGGGCCCGGGCACCGAGGCGATCGCCGGCGAGGGGCACATCCTCACGGCGGGCTCGATCGACACCCACGTGCATTTCATCTGCCCCCAGCAGATCGAGACCGCCCTGGCCAGTGGCGTCACCACCCTGCTGGGCGGCGGCACCGGCCCAGCCACCGGCACCAACGCCACCACCTGCACCCCCGGCGCCTTCCACATCAGCAGGATGCTGCAGGCTGCCGAGGGGCTGCCGGTGAACCTGGGCTTCTACGGCAAG encodes:
- a CDS encoding urease subunit gamma, translating into MHLTPQEKDKLLIVTAALLAERRLNRGLRLNHPEAVAWLSFQVLEGARDGKSVASLMAEGSTWLSRDQVMEGVPELIHDVQIEAVFPDGTKLVTLHDPIR
- a CDS encoding urease subunit beta, encoding MSPPIPGELLPEPGEIELNAGRPITTITVANTGDRPVQVGSHFHFHEANSALRFDRDAARGQRLDIPAGTAIRFEPGDSRDVNLVPFAGERRVFGFNGLINGPLD